From a region of the Eulemur rufifrons isolate Redbay chromosome 7, OSU_ERuf_1, whole genome shotgun sequence genome:
- the LOC138386263 gene encoding 3-oxoacyl-[acyl-carrier-protein] reductase produces the protein MDKVCAIFGGSRGIGRAVAQLLALKGYRLAIVARNLDVAQAATSDLGGDHLAFSCDVAKEHDVQNTFEEIQKHLGQINFLVNAAVINRNSLLVRTKTEDMISQLHTNLLGSMLTCRAAMRTMIQQQGGSIVNIGSIIGLKGNFGQSVYSASKGGIVGFSRSLAKEVARKKIRVNVVAPGFIRTDMTKDLKEEHLKKNIPLGRFGEATEVAHAVVFLLESPYITGHVLVVDGGLQLTM, from the exons ATGGACAAAGTCTGTGCTATTTTTGGAGGCTCCCGAGGCATTGGCAGGGCGGTGGCCCAGTTACTGGCCCTGAAGGGCTACCGCCTGGCGATCGTCGCCAGAAATCTGGACGTGGCCCAAGCCGCCACCAGTGACCTCGGCGGAGATCATTTGGCATTTAGCTGTGATGTTGCTAAAGAACATGATGTTCAAAATACATTTGAAGAGATTCAGAAACATTTAGGTCAAATAAATTTCCTGGTAAATGCAGCTGTTATTAACAGGAATAGTCTTTTAGTAAGAACAAAAACTGAAGATATGATATCTCAGCTTCATACTAACCTCTTGGGTTCCATGCTGACGTGTAGAGCTGCCATGAGGACTATGATTCAACAACAGGGAGGGTCTATTGTTAATATAGGAAGCATTATTGGTTTAAAAGGCAACTTTGGCCAGTCTGTGTATAGTGCCAGTAAGGGAGGAATAGTGGGATTTTCACGTTCTCTTGCTAAAGAggtagcaagaaagaaaattagagtgAATGTAGTTGCACCAG GATTTATTCGCACAGATATGACGAAAGACTTGAAAGaagaacatttaaagaaaaatattccccTTGGGAGGTTTGGAGAAGCTACTGAGGTGGCACATGCTGTCGTGTTTCTTTTAGAGTCGCCATATATCACGGGGCATGTTCTAGTAGTGGATGGGGGGTTACAGCTCACCATGTAA